One Candidatus Deferrimicrobium sp. DNA segment encodes these proteins:
- a CDS encoding NmrA/HSCARG family protein — MADNKIIAVVGATGAQGGGLCRAILGDKGGGYSVRALTRNASTDKAKDLKKLGAEVVTADIDDVESLKRAFHGAHGAFCVTFFWEHFSPEKEVAQAKNMAVAAKQAGVKHAIWSTLEDTRKWVPLHDNRMPTLNGKYKVPHFDGKGEADRVFADHGVPTTCLLTSFYWENLIYFGMGPKRGEDGNLYITFPMGGKKLPGIAADDIGKCAYAIFRRGNEFIGKTVGIAGDHLTGRQMAAALTKALKQEVRYNDVSPDAYRRLGFPGAEDLGNMFQFKRDFEKDFCGARSLDFSRGLNPTMQTFEIWLAANRDRIPLEKESRQASAK, encoded by the coding sequence ATGGCTGACAATAAAATCATCGCGGTGGTCGGGGCGACCGGGGCGCAGGGCGGCGGTCTGTGCCGCGCCATCCTGGGGGACAAGGGCGGAGGGTACTCGGTCCGAGCCCTGACGAGAAATGCATCCACGGATAAGGCGAAGGATCTGAAGAAGCTGGGGGCGGAGGTCGTCACGGCCGACATCGATGACGTGGAGAGCCTGAAGCGGGCGTTCCATGGTGCCCACGGGGCATTCTGCGTCACCTTCTTCTGGGAACATTTTTCTCCCGAGAAGGAGGTAGCCCAGGCAAAGAATATGGCCGTGGCGGCGAAACAGGCCGGCGTCAAACACGCCATCTGGTCCACTCTGGAGGACACCAGGAAGTGGGTTCCGCTGCACGACAACCGGATGCCGACGCTCAACGGGAAATACAAGGTTCCGCACTTCGATGGTAAGGGAGAGGCCGACCGGGTGTTCGCGGATCACGGTGTTCCGACGACCTGCCTGCTGACCTCGTTCTACTGGGAGAACCTGATTTACTTCGGCATGGGCCCCAAGAGGGGGGAGGATGGGAACCTCTACATCACGTTCCCGATGGGAGGGAAAAAACTGCCCGGTATCGCAGCCGACGATATTGGGAAGTGTGCGTACGCCATTTTCCGACGGGGGAACGAGTTCATCGGAAAGACTGTCGGCATCGCAGGGGATCACCTGACCGGCAGACAGATGGCCGCCGCGCTCACCAAGGCGCTCAAGCAGGAGGTCCGATATAACGACGTGTCTCCCGATGCCTATCGCCGTCTCGGATTCCCGGGCGCGGAGGACCTGGGGAACATGTTCCAGTTCAAGCGCGACTTCGAGAAAGATTTCTGCGGGGCCCGCAGTCTCGATTTTTCCCGGGGGCTGAATCCCACGATGCAGACGTTCGAGATCTGGCTTGCTGCGAACCGGGACCGCATCCCGCTCGAGAAGGAGTCCCGGCAGGCATCAGCGAAGTAG
- a CDS encoding NapC/NirT family cytochrome c encodes MADEEAPRRGGLYRNAISLVGAIISGGSILLIIFALALELSAKQPSPYIGIFTYMVFPTFFAVGAAVFLYGMRHESMRRRRVGSEDALPYPLVDLNIPRHRKRFIYISFGGTFLAIFMAFITYNAFLYSESVSFCGTLCHTVMEPEHAAYLASPHARVSCVACHVGHGASWYVKAKISGARQVLAVMTKSYPRPIPTPIENLRPARETCEECHWPAKFFGTQLMQIPHFRYDEKNSPEQISIGVKTGGGSASLGGTAGIHWHMIIQHKVNYIAVDRQKQEIPWVEVRTAAGELVEEYQSLDYKGSKEQLAAIPKEGMDCMDCHNRPTHIYLPPEAAVDRAMTTGLISRTLPWVKKVVVDALVRDYPTRPKAHEGLTAEITEFYRQKYPSILQARKADVEKAAKTATEIYDRSVFPDMKVNWKTYPSNIGHRNWPGCFRCHDGRHVTKKGKVLSMGCTECHTMPERGPLMPLGAVSEDSKMPWHPVQLQGKHARILCNQCHSAGYRPPSECAECHKFNTSAPMMKMACTDCHQKPGEAKPLTPCKECHDKVRGLHAKGGHPEAACTDCHKPHVWAISGRDLCLSCHSDMKEHNAKGACVSCHSFREGKPSKK; translated from the coding sequence ATGGCGGACGAAGAAGCGCCGCGTCGCGGCGGCTTGTATCGAAATGCGATCAGTCTTGTCGGGGCGATCATCTCCGGAGGCAGCATCCTCCTCATCATCTTCGCGCTCGCGCTCGAGCTCAGCGCCAAGCAGCCCAGTCCCTACATCGGCATCTTCACCTACATGGTGTTCCCGACGTTCTTCGCCGTGGGAGCCGCCGTCTTCCTGTACGGGATGCGGCACGAGAGCATGCGCAGGCGGAGGGTGGGAAGCGAAGATGCACTCCCGTATCCTCTCGTCGACCTGAACATCCCGAGGCACAGGAAGCGGTTCATCTACATCTCCTTCGGGGGAACGTTCCTCGCCATCTTCATGGCCTTCATCACGTACAACGCCTTCCTGTACAGCGAGTCCGTCTCCTTTTGCGGCACCCTGTGCCACACCGTGATGGAGCCGGAGCACGCCGCGTACCTGGCGTCGCCCCACGCGCGGGTGAGCTGCGTGGCCTGCCACGTAGGCCACGGCGCCTCCTGGTACGTCAAGGCAAAGATCTCGGGTGCCCGGCAGGTCCTCGCCGTGATGACAAAGTCGTATCCGCGTCCCATCCCGACCCCCATCGAGAACCTGCGTCCCGCCCGGGAGACGTGCGAGGAGTGCCATTGGCCGGCCAAGTTCTTCGGTACCCAGTTGATGCAGATCCCCCATTTCCGGTACGACGAGAAGAACAGCCCGGAACAGATCAGCATAGGGGTAAAGACAGGCGGGGGCAGCGCCTCGCTGGGCGGGACCGCGGGGATTCACTGGCACATGATCATCCAGCATAAGGTGAACTACATCGCCGTTGACCGCCAGAAGCAGGAGATCCCGTGGGTCGAGGTCCGCACCGCCGCCGGAGAACTGGTGGAGGAATACCAGAGCCTCGACTACAAAGGGAGTAAGGAACAGCTCGCCGCCATCCCGAAGGAAGGGATGGATTGCATGGACTGCCACAACCGGCCCACGCACATTTACCTGCCTCCCGAGGCCGCGGTGGACCGCGCTATGACGACCGGCCTCATTTCCCGCACGCTTCCGTGGGTAAAGAAGGTGGTGGTGGATGCCCTCGTGCGTGACTATCCCACCCGTCCGAAGGCCCACGAGGGGTTGACGGCGGAGATCACCGAGTTCTACCGGCAGAAGTACCCCTCCATCCTCCAGGCGCGAAAGGCCGACGTGGAGAAGGCCGCGAAGACGGCGACGGAGATCTACGACCGCAGCGTCTTCCCCGACATGAAGGTGAACTGGAAGACGTATCCTTCCAACATCGGGCACCGGAACTGGCCGGGATGCTTCCGTTGCCACGACGGACGCCACGTCACGAAGAAGGGGAAGGTCCTGAGCATGGGGTGCACGGAGTGCCACACGATGCCGGAGCGGGGGCCGCTGATGCCGCTGGGAGCCGTCTCCGAGGACTCGAAGATGCCGTGGCATCCCGTGCAGCTGCAGGGAAAACACGCCCGGATCCTGTGCAACCAGTGCCACTCCGCGGGCTACCGGCCGCCGTCCGAGTGCGCGGAGTGCCACAAGTTCAACACCTCGGCGCCGATGATGAAGATGGCCTGCACGGATTGCCACCAGAAACCGGGGGAGGCGAAGCCGTTGACGCCGTGCAAGGAGTGCCACGACAAGGTGCGCGGCCTGCACGCGAAGGGGGGCCACCCCGAAGCCGCGTGCACGGATTGCCACAAACCCCACGTCTGGGCCATCTCCGGCCGCGACCTGTGCCTTTCGTGCCACAGCGACATGAAGGAGCACAACGCGAAGGGGGCGTGCGTCTCCTGCCACTCGTTCCGGGAGGGGAAACCGTCGAAGAAGTGA
- the lipA gene encoding lipoyl synthase — MNRPLGSRPDWLKVRAPAGKRVEEVSEALARHGLRTVCREARCPNVGECWGAGTATVILLGDVCTRGCAFCSVTAGVPAPPDPAEPDRVANAAAELSWRHVVVTSVTRDDLPDGGAAHFAAVVRALRREAPGVTVELLVPDFAGNVDALRCVVDAAPDILAHNVETVPRLYPVVRKGAGYDRSLDLLRRAASMRPSLLLKSGIMVGFGETELEVVSVFRDLFAAGCRSITVGQYLPPSKDHLPLSEYVSPERFDLLAEAARGIGFDRVLSGPLVRSSYYQSGT; from the coding sequence ATGAACCGCCCCCTCGGTAGCCGTCCCGACTGGCTCAAGGTCCGCGCCCCCGCCGGAAAGCGCGTGGAGGAGGTGTCGGAAGCGCTTGCCCGCCACGGCCTCCGCACGGTGTGCCGCGAAGCGCGGTGCCCAAACGTGGGAGAGTGCTGGGGGGCGGGGACGGCGACCGTGATCCTGCTGGGCGACGTGTGCACGCGGGGCTGCGCCTTCTGCAGCGTGACCGCTGGGGTGCCGGCGCCGCCCGATCCCGCCGAGCCGGACCGCGTGGCGAACGCCGCCGCGGAGCTCTCCTGGCGGCACGTGGTCGTCACGTCCGTCACCCGCGACGACCTCCCCGACGGCGGGGCGGCGCACTTTGCCGCCGTCGTCCGGGCGCTGCGGCGGGAAGCGCCTGGGGTCACGGTCGAACTTCTGGTTCCGGACTTCGCCGGAAACGTCGACGCGCTTCGGTGCGTCGTCGACGCTGCCCCCGACATCCTTGCGCACAACGTGGAGACCGTCCCGCGCCTCTACCCGGTGGTTCGGAAGGGTGCGGGGTACGACCGATCCCTCGATCTTCTCCGCCGCGCCGCCTCGATGCGTCCTTCCCTGTTGCTGAAATCCGGGATCATGGTCGGGTTCGGTGAGACCGAGCTGGAAGTGGTCTCGGTCTTCCGGGACCTGTTCGCAGCGGGGTGCCGCTCGATTACGGTGGGGCAATACCTGCCGCCATCAAAGGATCATCTGCCGTTGTCCGAATACGTCTCCCCGGAACGGTTCGACCTCCTCGCGGAAGCGGCGCGCGGGATCGGCTTCGATCGCGTCCTGTCGGGTCCCCTCGTCCGCAGCTCCTACTACCAATCCGGGACATGA
- the dinB gene encoding DNA polymerase IV, protein MNVKRAPRGILHLDLDAFYASVEVLDRPELRGKPVIVGGDERRGVVAAASYEARKSGVHSAMPTATAKRLCPKGIFLPVRMSRYAEMSDTVFAIYRRFTPLVEPLSIDEAFLDVTGCERLFGGAEEVARKIKAAVREETGLTVSAGVAPNKFLAKIASDLGKPDGLTVVPPGGEQEFLDPLPVGKLWGVGKVTEEALLRRGIRTIGDLRRSSQESLVRTFGAHGEHLNELARGIDDRPVETEREAKSVGHEDTYDHDLRDRGAMRRELLTLSDRVSSRLRHGGIKGKTVTLKVKYHDFVQVTRAITLSDPTDDGGTIYRCALDLLLDTEAGARAVRLLGISVSRLVPATGVPKKDRMEQLGLFGRARAGAPETPRPVDPEKKEKLNRAVDRIREKFGPGGIAPGALPQEKRRGE, encoded by the coding sequence ATGAACGTCAAACGTGCCCCACGGGGCATCCTTCACCTGGATCTCGACGCTTTCTACGCCTCGGTCGAGGTGCTCGATCGCCCGGAACTTCGTGGAAAGCCGGTGATCGTTGGGGGTGACGAGCGCCGGGGCGTCGTTGCGGCCGCATCGTACGAGGCGCGCAAATCCGGCGTCCACTCGGCGATGCCGACGGCGACGGCGAAGCGTCTCTGCCCGAAGGGAATCTTCCTGCCCGTTCGCATGTCCCGCTACGCGGAGATGTCCGACACGGTCTTCGCCATCTACCGCCGGTTCACTCCGCTGGTCGAACCGCTCTCCATCGACGAGGCGTTCCTCGACGTCACGGGGTGCGAACGGCTGTTCGGCGGCGCGGAAGAGGTGGCCCGGAAGATCAAGGCGGCGGTCCGGGAAGAGACGGGGCTGACCGTTTCCGCCGGCGTCGCACCGAACAAGTTCCTCGCGAAGATCGCGTCGGATCTCGGGAAGCCGGACGGCCTCACGGTCGTCCCGCCCGGAGGAGAGCAGGAGTTCCTGGATCCTCTTCCCGTGGGGAAGCTGTGGGGGGTAGGGAAGGTGACGGAGGAGGCGCTCCTGAGGCGGGGGATCCGCACGATCGGGGATCTGCGCCGCTCGTCACAGGAATCACTGGTGCGAACCTTCGGCGCGCACGGGGAGCACCTGAACGAACTGGCCCGCGGGATCGACGACCGCCCCGTCGAGACGGAGCGCGAGGCGAAGTCGGTCGGCCACGAAGATACCTATGACCACGATCTTCGCGATCGTGGTGCGATGCGGCGGGAGCTTCTGACGCTCTCCGACCGGGTGTCGTCGCGGTTGCGGCACGGAGGGATCAAGGGGAAGACGGTCACGCTGAAGGTCAAGTATCACGACTTCGTTCAAGTGACCCGGGCGATCACCTTGTCCGATCCCACCGACGACGGGGGAACGATCTACCGGTGCGCGCTGGACCTTCTTCTCGATACCGAAGCGGGAGCGCGGGCCGTGAGGCTGCTCGGCATCTCGGTGTCGAGGCTCGTCCCGGCGACGGGTGTCCCGAAAAAGGACCGGATGGAGCAGCTTGGCCTTTTCGGCCGGGCGCGGGCGGGAGCTCCGGAGACGCCGAGGCCCGTGGACCCGGAGAAAAAGGAAAAGCTCAACCGCGCGGTGGACCGGATCCGGGAGAAGTTCGGGCCCGGAGGGATCGCCCCCGGGGCCCTCCCCCAAGAGAAGCGCAGGGGCGAATAG